In one window of Oryza sativa Japonica Group chromosome 9, ASM3414082v1 DNA:
- the LOC4347867 gene encoding thiol protease SEN102 isoform X2, with amino-acid sequence MKKALVVGVLAVLMATAMAASAPQPHVPFTDEDLESEESMWSLYQRWRGAVHTSSLDMDVAETESRFEAFKANARYVSEFNKKEGMTYKLGLNKFADMTLEEFVAKYTGTKVDAAAMARAPQAEEELELAGDVAASWDWRQHGAVTPAREQGTCESCWAFSAVGAVEGANAIATGKLVTLSEQQVLDCSGAGDCIGGGSYFPVLHGYAVKQGISPAGSYPPYEAKDRACRRNTPAVPVVKMDGAVDVTASEAALKRSVYRAPVAVSIEATQSLQLYKE; translated from the exons ATGAAGAAGGCATTAGTAGTAGGGGTCTTGGCTGTGCTGATGGCCACAgccatggcggcgtcggcgcctcAGCCGCATGTCCCGTTCACGGACGAGGACCTGGAGTCGGAGGAGAGCATGTGGAGCCTCTACCAGAGGTGGCGCGGCGCCGTGCACACCTCGTCGCTGGACATGGATGTCGCCGAGACGGAGAGCAGGTTCGAGGCGTTCAAGGCGAACGCCAGGTACGTCAGCGAGTTCAACAAGAAGGAGGGCATGACCTACAAGCTCGGCCTCAACAAGTTCGCCGACATGACGCTCGAGGAGTTCGTCGCCAAGTACACCGGTACCAAGGTGGACGCCGCTGCCATGGCTAGGGCTCCCCAGGCTGAGGAGGAGCTGGAgctggccggcgacgtggcggcTTCGTGGGACTGGAGACAGCACGGAGCTGTCACTCCTGCCAGGGAGCAGGGTACGTGCG AGAGCTGCTGGGCGTTCTCGGCGGTTGGCGCGGTGGAGGGCGCGAACGCGATCGCGACGGGGAAGCTGGTGACGCTGTCGGAGCAGCAGGTGCTGGactgctccggcgccggcgactgcATCGGCGGCGGGTCGTATTTCCCGGTCCTGCATGGCTACGCCGTGAAGCAGGGGATCAGCCCGGCTGGCAGCTACCCGCCATACGAGGCCAAGGATCGGGCCTGCAGGAGGAATACTCCTGCAGTGCCCGTGGTGAAGATGGACGGCGCAGTCGATGTGACCGCCAGCGAGGCCGCTCTCAAGCGCAGCGTCTACAGGGCTCCGGTCGCGGTCTCCATCGAAGCCACCCAAAGCCTCCAGCTCTACAAGGAG tag
- the LOC107275682 gene encoding thiol protease SEN102 produces the protein MEMKPLVVALLAVVVAAMAVAAVQDDDDDVPFTDKDLESEESMWSLYQRWSRVHGLTSRDLAEKQGRFEAFKANARHVNEFNKKEGMTYKLALNRFADMTLQEFVAKYAGAKVDAAAAALASVAEVEEEELVVGDVPASWDWREHGAVTAVKDQDGCGSCWAFSAVGAVESINAIATGNLLTLSEQQVLDCSGDGDCNGGWPNLVLSGYAVEQGIALDNIGDPAYYPPYVAKKMACRTVAGKPVVKTDGTLQVASSETALKQSVYGQPVSVLIEADTNFQLYKSGVYSGPCGTRINHAVLAVGYGVTLNNTKYWIVKNSWNTTWGESGYIRMKRDVGGNKGLCGIAMYGIYPTKTKTSTFSAAARAASVIADAALY, from the exons atggAGATGAAGCCATTAGTAGTAGCGCTGTTGGCTGTGGTGGtggcagcaatggcggtggcggccgtgcaggacgacgacgacgacgtcccaTTCACCGACAAGGATCTGGAGTCGGAGGAGAGCATGTGGAGCCTCTACCAGAGGTGGAGCCGCGTGCACGGCTTGACATCGCGGGACCTGGCCGAGAAGCAGGGCAGGTTCGAGGCGTTCAAGGCGAACGCCAGGCACGTCAACGAGTTCAACAAGAAGGAGGGCATGACCTACAAGCTCGCCCTCAACAGGTTCGCCGACATGACGCTCCAGGAGTTCGTCGCCAAGTATGCCGGCGCCAAGgtggatgccgccgccgccgccttggcttCCGTTGCGGAGGTCGAGGAAGAGGAGCTTGTCGTCGGCGATGTGCCCGCCTCGTGGGATTGGAGAGAGCATGGAGCTGTGACTGCCGTCAAGGACCAAGACGGTTGCG GGAGCTGCTGGGCCTTCTCGGCGGTGGGCGCGGTGGAGAGCATCAACGCAATCGCGACGGGGAACCTCCTGACGCTGTCGGAGCAGCAGGTGCTCGActgctccggcgacggcgactgcaACGGCGGCTGGCCCAACCTGGTTCTGTCAGGTTACGCCGTGGAACAGGGGATCGCCCTGGACAATATTGGCGACCCAGCCTACTACCCGCCCTACGTGGCCAAGAAGATGGCCTGCAGGACGGTCGCCGGGAAGCCTGTCGTGAAGACGGACGGCACACTCCAGGTGGCTTCCAGCGAGACTGCCCTCAAACAGAGCGTGTACGGGCAGCCCGTCTCCGTGCTCATCGAAGCCGACACCAACTTCCAGCTGTACAAATCG GGTGTGTACAGTGGACCGTGCGGGACAAGAATAAACCATGCCGTGTTGGCGGTAGGGTATGGTGTGACACTGAACAACACTAAGTATTGGATCGTCAAGAACTCGTGGAACACAACCTGGGGCGAGAGTGGTTACATCCGGATGAAGCGTGATGTGGGTGGCAATAAGGGGCTGTGTGGCATTGCCATGTACGGCATTTACCCCACCAAAACCAAGACCAGCACTTTCTCTGCCGCCGCCAGAGCCGCCTCTGTTATTGCTGATGCTGCTTTATACTAA
- the LOC107276064 gene encoding thiol protease SEN102 produces MRKQLVVVLALLVAAAAAMAMADEEDVTLTDKDLETEESMWSLYERWRAVYAPSRDLSDMESRFEVFKANARYIHEFNQKSKGMSYVLGLNKFSDLTYEEFAAKYTGVKVDASAFATATTSSPDEELPVGVPPATWDWRLNGAVTDVKDQGQCGSCWVFSAVGAVEGINAIMTGNLLTLSEQQVLDCSNTGDCLKGGDPRAALQYIVKNGVTLDQCGKLPYYPGYEAKKLACRTVAGKPPIVKVDAVKPVANTEAALLLKVFQQPISVGIDASADLQHYKKGVFTGRCKTAPLNHGVVVVGYGVNTTPDKTKYWIVKNSWGKGWGEGGYIRMKRDGVYNGPCGTSVNHAVTTVGYGVTQDNINYWIARNSWGPRWGESGYIRMKRDIAAKEGLCGISMYGVYPIKRTAAISSVVDVVTSY; encoded by the exons ATGAGGAAGCAGTTAGTGGTGGTGTTGGCTTTGctggtggcagcagcagcagccatggcGATGGCTGATGAGGAGGACGTGACATTGACGGACAAGGACCTGGAGACGGAGGAGAGCATGTGGAGCCTGTACGAGAGATGGCGCGCCGTGTACGCGCCGTCGCGGGACCTCTCCGACATGGAGAGCAGGTTCGAGGTGTTCAAGGCGAACGCCAGGTATATCCACGAGTTCAACCAGAAGTCGAAGGGCATGTCCTACGTGCTCGGCCTCAACAAGTTCTCCGACCTCACCTACGAGGAGTTCGCCGCCAAATACACCGGCGTCAAGGTGGACGCCTCCGCCTTCGCTACTGCTACGACTTCCTCTCCCGACGAGGAGCTCCCCGTCGGCGTGCCCCCGGCGACGTGGGATTGGAGACTGAATGGCGCCGTGACTGACGTCAAGGACCAAGGACAGTGTG GGAGCTGCTGGGTGTTCTCGGCGGTGGGGGCGGTGGAGGGGATCAACGCGATCATGACGGGGAACCTGTTGACGCTGTCGGAGCAGCAGGTGCTCGACTGCTCCAACACCGGCGACTGCCTCAAGGGCGGGGATCCTAGGGCGGCACTGCAGTACATCGTCAAGAACGGGGTCACCTTGGACCAATGCGGCAAGCTTCCCTACTACCCAGGTTACGAAGCCAAGAAGCTGGCCTGCAGGACGGTGGCAGGGAAGCCGCCGATCGTGAAGGTGGACGCCGTGAAGCCGGTTGCCAACACCGAGGCCGCCCTGCTGCTCAAAGTCTTCCAACAGCCCATCTCCGTGGGAATCGACGCCAGTGCCGACTTGCAACACTACAAAAAG GGTGTATTCACTGGTCGTTGCAAGACGGCGCCCTTGAACCatggcgtggtggtggtgggttaTGGTGTGAATACTACCCCGGACAAGACAAAATACTGGATCGTTAAGAACTCGTGGGGCAAAGGCTGGGGCGAGGGTGGCTACATCCGTATGAAGCGTGAC GGTGTGTATAATGGACCGTGCGGGACATCGGTAAACCATGCAGTAACAACTGTTGGGTATGGCGTGACACAGGACAACATCAACTATTGGATTGCTAGGAACTCGTGGGGTCCTAGATGGGGAGAGAGTGGCTACATCCGCATGAAGCGTGACATAGCAGCTAAGGAAGGGCTATGTGGCATATCCATGTACGGCGTGTATCCCATTAAGAGAACAGCTGCAATCTCTAGCGTTGTCGATGTCGTTACCTCCTACTAA
- the LOC4347867 gene encoding thiol protease SEN102 isoform X1 encodes MKKALVVGVLAVLMATAMAASAPQPHVPFTDEDLESEESMWSLYQRWRGAVHTSSLDMDVAETESRFEAFKANARYVSEFNKKEGMTYKLGLNKFADMTLEEFVAKYTGTKVDAAAMARAPQAEEELELAGDVAASWDWRQHGAVTPAREQGTCESCWAFSAVGAVEGANAIATGKLVTLSEQQVLDCSGAGDCIGGGSYFPVLHGYAVKQGISPAGSYPPYEAKDRACRRNTPAVPVVKMDGAVDVTASEAALKRSVYRAPVAVSIEATQSLQLYKEKQHLKPSRSQFTPVFKDGDMLHIHRFFFL; translated from the exons ATGAAGAAGGCATTAGTAGTAGGGGTCTTGGCTGTGCTGATGGCCACAgccatggcggcgtcggcgcctcAGCCGCATGTCCCGTTCACGGACGAGGACCTGGAGTCGGAGGAGAGCATGTGGAGCCTCTACCAGAGGTGGCGCGGCGCCGTGCACACCTCGTCGCTGGACATGGATGTCGCCGAGACGGAGAGCAGGTTCGAGGCGTTCAAGGCGAACGCCAGGTACGTCAGCGAGTTCAACAAGAAGGAGGGCATGACCTACAAGCTCGGCCTCAACAAGTTCGCCGACATGACGCTCGAGGAGTTCGTCGCCAAGTACACCGGTACCAAGGTGGACGCCGCTGCCATGGCTAGGGCTCCCCAGGCTGAGGAGGAGCTGGAgctggccggcgacgtggcggcTTCGTGGGACTGGAGACAGCACGGAGCTGTCACTCCTGCCAGGGAGCAGGGTACGTGCG AGAGCTGCTGGGCGTTCTCGGCGGTTGGCGCGGTGGAGGGCGCGAACGCGATCGCGACGGGGAAGCTGGTGACGCTGTCGGAGCAGCAGGTGCTGGactgctccggcgccggcgactgcATCGGCGGCGGGTCGTATTTCCCGGTCCTGCATGGCTACGCCGTGAAGCAGGGGATCAGCCCGGCTGGCAGCTACCCGCCATACGAGGCCAAGGATCGGGCCTGCAGGAGGAATACTCCTGCAGTGCCCGTGGTGAAGATGGACGGCGCAGTCGATGTGACCGCCAGCGAGGCCGCTCTCAAGCGCAGCGTCTACAGGGCTCCGGTCGCGGTCTCCATCGAAGCCACCCAAAGCCTCCAGCTCTACAAGGAG AAACAACATCTAAAACCATCAAGAAGTCAATTTACACCGGTTTTTAAAGATGGGGATATGTTACATAtacacagatttttttttttgtag
- the LOC9271338 gene encoding uncharacterized protein: protein MAGDATTCVSRWPDLPADLIREISGRFREAADYVHFHAVCKPWRDAVVSPPPLFFPWLVRCLDESTPPWREPCWADEDKLLFRSVSGHKQATFRVSRASCLGEKFAVRDTDGPGGRVLAVGSGGASLVNPLTGAATHLPRCFPENMAGYLGSVDGVVTGDGTVLLYYLSMSSCTFYRAAILRAGDDAWTSVHTCIDSETMSFWQQWSATYHDGKVINAGRQFYRVGMLSIAPGDVFTGRLEKRSLPQLYDEPASYSYFFELGGELMWAYVHVAAAALLDHGHYPLKGGDLVGSGAVSLWVYSREKKSGRWVKREGRRLLGSSVLFLGWTSSFAVEAGQLAGEVDGGCAYLMIDSVGRGLGRRGFLLLDRCTVYRYRLEDDTITMLDELPPGWLASCCTWFLPRPTIQPKLSKPYA from the coding sequence ATGGCCGGGGACGCCACCACCTGCGTGTCCAGGTGGCCCGACCTCCCGGCCGACCTGATCCGCGAGATCTCCGGCCGCTTCCGCGAAGCCGCCGACTACGTCCACTTCCACGCCGTCTGCAAGCCCTGGCGCGACGCCgtggtgtcgccgccgcccttgtTCTTCCCGTGGCTAGTGAGGTGCTTGGACGAGTCCACGCCGCCGTGGCGAGAACCCTGCTGGGCCGACGAGGACAAGCTGCTGTTCCGCTCCGTCTCCGGCCACAAGCAGGCCACCttccgcgtctcccgcgccagCTGCCTCGGCGAGAAGTTCGCCGTGCGCGACACCGACGGCCCAGGCGGGCgcgtcctcgccgtcggcagcggcggggccAGCCTCGTGAACCCGCTCACCGGAGCCGCCACCCACCTGCCCCGGTGCTTCCCGGAAAATATGGCCGGCTATCTTGGCAGCGTGGACGGTgtggtcaccggcgacggcacggTGCTCCTCTACTACCTGAGCATGAGCAGTTGTACATTCTACCGCGCGGCCATCCTGCGGGCGGGCGACGACGCATGGACCTCTGTGCACACGTGCATAGACTCCGAGACGATGTCGTTCTGGCAGCAGTGGAGCGCCACGTACCACGACGGCAAGGTGATCAACGCGGGCAGGCAATTCTACAGGGTGGGCATGCTCAGCATAGCCCCAGGCGATGTGTTCACCGGGAGACTCGAGAAGAGGTCGCTGCCGCAGCTGTACGACGAACCTGCCTCGTACAGCTACTTCttcgagctcggcggcgagctGATGTGGGCGTACGTCcatgtcgcggcggcggcgttgttgGATCACGGCCACTACCCTCTCAAGGGAGGCGACCTGGTGGGAAGCGGCGCGGTGAGCTTGTGGGTGTACTCGAGGGAGAAGAAGAGCGGGCGGTGGGTGAAGAGGGAGGGGCGGAGGTTGCTGGGCAGCAGCGTTCTGTTCCTGGGGTGGACGAGCAGCTTCGCCGTGGAGGCGGGGCAGCTGGCCGGCGAGGTGGACGGCGGGTGCGCCTACTTGATGATAGACAGCGTGGGGCGCGGGCTAGGACGACGAGGGTTCCTGCTCCTGGACAGGTGTACGGTGTACAGGTATAGGTTGGAGGACGACACCATCACAATGCTGGATGAACTGCCTCCTGGATGGCTTGCCAGCTGCTGCACTTGGTTCCTACCACGCCCCACCATCCAACCAAAATTATCTAAACCCTATGCCTAA
- the LOC107275882 gene encoding thiol protease SEN102, with product MKKTTLSLVVGLWAVLLVATAAAQDVDLTVTDKDLETEESMWNLYKWWCSVYYASSSSRDLADVESRFEAFKANARHVNEFNKKEGMTYRLGLNQFSDMTFEEFAGKFTGGRTGSIAGDLRDGAVTYCKPPAVGYVPPSWNWTKYGVVTPVKNQLTCGSCWAFSVAAAVESINMIRTGNLLTLSEQQILDCSGAGDCNGGYPYDAFDYVIKTGISLDNRGNPPYYPPYENQKQKCRFDPRKPPFVKIDGECLVPSGNETALKLAVLSQPVSVVITISDEFRSYRGGVFRGPCGSNPNVDNHVVLVVGYGVTTDNIKYWIIKNSWGKTWGEYGYIRMERDILNKNGICGITTWAICPLKNKPRLASADAAAAVAAY from the exons ATGAAGAAGACGACATTATCACTAGTCGTAGGGTTGTGGGCTGTGCtgctggtggcgacggcggcggcgcaggacgTCGACCTGACGGTGACGGACAAGGACCTAGAGACGGAGGAGAGCATGTGGAATCTCTACAAGTGGTGGTGCAGCGTGTActacgcgtcgtcgtcgtcgagggacCTCGCCGACGTCGAGAGCAGGTTCGAGGCGTTCAAAGCGAACGCCAGGCACGTCAACGAGTTCAACAAAAAAGAGGGCATGACCTACAGGCTCGGCCTCAACCAGTTCTCCGACATGACCTTCGAGGAGTTCGCCGGTAAGTTCACCGGCGGCAGGACCGGATCCATCGCCGGCGATCTCAGAGATGGCGCCGTGACTTACTGCAAGCCGCCGGCGGTGGGCTACGTGCCCCCTTCCTGGAACTGGACAAAGTATGGAGTTGTTACTCCTGTCAAGAACCAATTGACTTGCG GGAGCTGCTGGGCGTtctccgtggcggcggcggtggagagcatCAACATGATCAGGACAGGGAACCTGCTGACGCTGTCAGAACAGCAGATTCTCGactgctccggcgccggcgactgcAACGGCGGGTACCCATACGATGCATTCGACTACGTCATCAAGACAGGCATATCTTTGGACAATCGGGGAAATCCTCCGTATTATCCTCCTTACGAGAACCAGAAGCAGAAATGCAGATTCGACCCT AGGAAGCCTCCATTTGTGAAGATCGACGGCGAGTGCTTGGTGCCGTCCGGCAACGAGACAGCTCTGAAGCTGGCAGTGTTAAGTCAGCCCGTGTCCGTCGTCATCACAATCAGCGATGAGTTCCGCTCCTACCGCGGG GGTGTTTTCCGCGGACCCTGCGGAAGTAATCCGAATGTGGATAACCATGTGGTACTGGTGGTGGGGTATGGAGTGACGACGGACAACATAAAATACTGGATCATCAAGAACTCTTGGGGTAAAACATGGGGGGAGTACGGTTATATCCGCATGGAGCGGGATATCCTCAACAAGAATGGTATCTGTGGCATTACCACCTGGGCAATCTGCCCGTTGAAGAACAAGCCCAGACTCGCCTCTgccgatgctgctgctgctgttgctgcctaCTGA
- the LOC9271274 gene encoding thiol protease SEN102: MDMTAMRKPLVLAVALSAILLLAAAAADVDVTVRDSDLESEETMWDLYERWRRVYASSSQDLPSSDMMKSRFEAFKANARQVNEFNKKEGMSYTLGLNKFSDMSYEEFAAKYTGGMPGSIADDRSSAGAVSCKLREKNVPLTWDWRDSRAVTPVKDQGPCGSCWAFSVVGAVESINKIRTGILLTLSEQQVLDCSGAGDCVFGYPKDAFNHIVNTGVSLDSRGKPPYYPPYEAQKKQCRFDLEKPPFVKIDGICFAQSGDETALKLAVLSQPVSVIIQISDRFHSYHGGVFDGPCGTETKDNHVVLVVGYGVTTDNIKYWIVKNSWGEGWGESGYIRMKRDITDKNGICGITTWAMYPVKKYIVAHDDADVAAY; this comes from the exons ATGGATATGACTGCTATGAGGAAGCCATTAGTACTAGCAGTAGCGTTGTCGGCTATATtgctgctggcggcggcggcggcggacgtggACGTGACGGTGAGGGACAGTGACCTGGAGTCGGAGGAGACGATGTGGGATCTGTACGAGCGGTGGCGCCGCGTGtacgcgtcgtcgtcgcaggaCCTGCCGTCGTCGGACATGATGAAGAGCAGGTTCGAGGCGTTCAAGGCGAATGCCAGACAAGTGAACGAGTTCAACAAGAAGGAGGGCATGAGCTACACGCTCGGCCTCAACAAGTTCTCCGACATGAGCTACGAGGAGTTCGCCGCCAAGTACACCGGCGGCATGCCCGGATCCATCGCCGACGACAGAAGCAGCGCCGGCGCCGTGAGTTGCAAGCTGCGGGAGAAGAACGTGCCCTTGACGTGGGACTGGAGAGACAGTAGAGCTGTCACTCCTGTCAAGGACCAAGGCCCTTGCG ggaGCTGCTGGGCCTTCTCTGTGGTGGGGGCAGTGGAGAGCATCAACAAAATCAGGACAGGGATTCTGCTGACGTTGTCGGAGCAGCAGGTTCTGGactgctccggcgccggcgactgcGTCTTCGGGTACCCCAAGGATGCATTCAACCACATCGTCAACACAGGCGTATCTTTGGACAGTCGCGGAAAACCTCCGTACTATCCTCCATACGAGGCCCAGAAGAAGCAGTGCAGATTCGACCTT GAGAAGCCTCCATTTGTGAAGATCGACGGCATATGCTTCGCTCAGTCTGGCGATGAAACTGCTCTGAAGCTGGCAGTGTTAAGCCAACCCGTGTCCGTTATCATCCAAATCAGCGACAGATTCCATTCGTACCACGGG GGTGTTTTCGATGGACCGTGCGGAACGGAGACTAAAGATAACCACGTGGTGTTAGTGGTAGGGTATGGCGTGACCACAGATAATATTAAATACTGGATCGTCAAGAACTCTTGGGGCGAAGGCTGGGGTGAAAGTGGCTATATTCGTATGAAGCGCGACATCACGGACAAGAACGGAATCTGCGGCATCACTACGTGGGCAATGTACCCCGTGAAGAAATATATAGTAGCTCATGATGATGCTGATGTTGCTGCGTACTAA
- the LOC4347868 gene encoding thiol protease SEN102 — MEMKNPLAVGLLALLVAAMAVTAAAHDDDDVPFTDEDLESEQSMWNLYDRWRAVYASSSSHLGGDIESRFEAFKANARYVSEFNKKEGMTYELGLNKFADMTLEEFVAKYAGAKVDAAAALASVPEAEEEVVGDVPAAWDWRQHGVVTPVKDQGSCGSCWAFSSVGAVESAYAIATKKLLRLSEQQVLDCSGGGDCGGGYTSTVLSEFAVKKGIALDASGNPPYYPPYQAKKLACRTVAGKPVVKMDGAASVPSSNEVALKQSVYKQPVSVLIEANSNFQLYKQGVYSGPCGTSINHAVLAVGYGATPDNTKYWIVKNSWGTGWGEMGYIRMKRDIAAKSGLCGIALYGMYPIKKTAAISMVVDAVDSY, encoded by the exons ATGGAGATGAAAAATCCATTGGCAGTAGGGCTGTTGGCTCTGCTGGTGGCAGCcatggcggtgacggcggcggcgcacgacgacgacgacgtgccaTTCACCGACGAGGACCTGGAGTCGGAGCAGAGCATGTGGAATCTGTACGATAGGTGGCGCGCCGTgtacgcctcgtcgtcgtcgcacctCGGCGGCGACATCGAGAGCAGGTTCGAGGCGTTCAAGGCGAACGCCAGGTATGTCAGCGAGTTCAACAAGAAGGAAGGTATGACCTACGAGCTCGGGCTCAACAAGTTCGCCGACATGACGCTCGAGGAGTTCGTCGCAAAGTACGCCGGCGCCAAggttgacgccgccgccgccttggcttCCGTTccggaggccgaggaggaggtggtcggCGATGTCCCTGCCGCTTGGGACTGGAGACAGCACGGAGTTGTCACTCCTGTCAAGGATCAAGGCTCGTGCG GGAGCTGCTGGGCTTTCTCGTCGGTGGGTGCGGTGGAGAGCGCCTACGCGATCGCGACGAAGAAGCTGCTCCGGCTGTCGGAGCAGCAGGTGCTGgactgctccggcggcggcgactgcggcggcgggtACACATCGACGGTCCTGTCGGAGTTCGCCGTGAAGAAGGGGATCGCGCTGGACGCGAGCGGCAACCCTCCCTACTACCCGCCCTACCAAGCCAAGAAGCTGGCCTGCCGGACGGTGGCCGGAAAGCCCGTGGTGAAGATGGACGGCGCGGCGTCGGTTCCGTCGTCCAACGAGGTGGCACTGAAGCAGAGCGTGTACAAGCAGCCCGTCTCTGTGCTCATTGAGGCCAACAGCAACTTCCAGCTGTACAAACAG GGTGTGTATAGTGGCCCGTGCGGGACATCGATAAACCATGCCGTGTTGGCGGTGGGATATGGCGCGACACCGGACAACACCAAGTACTGGATCGTTAAGAACTCGTGGGGAACAGGGTGGGGTGAGATGGGTTACATCCGGATGAAGCGTGACATTGCAGCGAAGTCTGGGCTATGTGGCATCGCCCTGTACGGCATGTACCCCATCAAGAAAACCGCTGCAATCTCTATGGTCGTTGATGCTGTCGACTCCTACTAA
- the LOC4347869 gene encoding uncharacterized protein, which produces MSSLSRKYPNIFGTTYSFMVTDFPDIIIQPSYDIFFVRGTKQFSPLLCHYPLTSGSRYHLLYFTHSFIYLFFLSLARLLAQVNLCSPPSPSYKQITKGLFGRFSIFGKQRWSKVHSTWMATRGKLASPLMLNNISLQVCDPLPLYLPISSVCH; this is translated from the coding sequence ATGAGTTCTCTATCAAGAAAATATCCCAATATATTTGGTACCACATATTCGTTCATGGTCACCGACTTTCCAGATATTATAATACAACCATCCTATGATATCTTCTTTGTAAGAGGTACTAAGCAATTTTCTCCTTTGCTGTGCCATTATCCTCTCACTTCAGGTAGCCGATATCATCTTTTATATTTTACTCATTCATTCATTTATTTGTTCTTTTTATCTCTTGCTAGATTGTTAGCTCAGGTTAATCTTTgttctcccccctccccctcctatAAACAAATAACCAAAGGTTTGTTTGGAAGATTCAGTATCTTCGGTAAGCAGAGGTGGTCAAAGGTACATTCTACCTGGATGGCCACTCGAGGAAAATTGGCCTCCCCTTTGATGCTAAATAATATATCCTTACAAGTTTGTGATCCCCTACCTCTCTACCTTCCCATTTCATCTGTTTGTCACTAA